The following are from one region of the Tachysurus fulvidraco isolate hzauxx_2018 chromosome 15, HZAU_PFXX_2.0, whole genome shotgun sequence genome:
- the cfap70 gene encoding cilia- and flagella-associated protein 70 isoform X3 encodes MAPNEFNPTLEVTVSTPKPLLSDTQLSESNLLTVTVETAYSVPEVWNTAASGPQYSYVAALQVPLTSQKKEQLLLFSNGILKMGGEREPVPRGKKWPLGSFLAPDAHFIPGMFIVDKPVKLEHIDLNTVEGEAFQANAECNRKRVSWDTERRCFIDSGGATCLSNRIVECRLWPVEVMRYTQSSKARGGKVGKEKTQLEDDVQISFHGVVYVDFAPLLYPGVKRIRGAYRIHPFSESDLLKKTNRQASVVSESMKAQLSEARLRPTSLTPCRAASSKVLGNSRDSKEEIKKAIPGKAESVTDVELQVNTDAQMYADARSYIIIEIALEKPLVPKRQPEELARKVRELVPPRPPRHWHAAGAERAVQEYQAQIMNVAVQVLQQYEQMFGAAFVPCAKPLDPATQEQRKTQLFGELNCSGKYFAFKEQMKYSVVRIVREKMLRTEAFTNPEQLQAFLSQLYSFLVDEMHVALNKTLSAEEQELQAQPLLDCNQLRHFAKEALLHEDYQLAAHYYQEQLAQDRSNPSHWFDYGVHYMCTAEYVKAKECFHLAVSVDQEHIPSLLLCGILSEMNNCCEEAETFFERATYINSSSVVTWTTFGLFYLAQEKFIQAEMAFMEATKQQRAALECRSPEQTTKTVCDRNTHSEDNERLDEPAGKEHTEGETEGQDKPQSSQKVRAEEDNKTRDHQSSPRVSTTIYMETAKFLLDSYALQMAQRALAQELLCPDGGPSSSYYLALTQIQLLRGEYSSAEASLQQALSHNFQDPDAWALYGHMYYMIKDYNQAQESYERTLDFVTDASDTHTAYLRLGSIYLQKEQYEKAKPTYLLACKSSPSCLTWLGLGIACYRLGELSEAEDALTEANALNNRNPDVWGYLSLICLQTGRKLEAEQSYKYAVKFKASEALLQEITDLQSVVGFGNPGFS; translated from the exons ATGGCACCCAATGAATTTAAC CCAACACTGGAGGTGACAGTCAGTACACCAAAGCCGTTGCTCTCAGACACTCAGCTATCTGAATCTAATCTGTTGACAGTCACAGTAGAGACGGCTTACTCTGTACCTGAGGTTTGGAATACTGCTGCCAGTGGGCCTCAGTACAGTTATGTAGCTGCTCTGCAAGTCCCCCTAACATCACAAAAG AAAGAGCAGTTATTGTTGTTCTCCAATGGCATATTAAAAATGGGTGGAGAAAGAGAGCCAGTGCCTAGAGGCAAAAAATGGCCCCTTGGCTCATTCCTTGCCCCAGATGCCCATTTCATCCCAGGCATGTTCATTGTTGACAAGCCTGTTAAACTGGAGCATATTGACCTTAATACTGTTGAG GGTGAAGCATTCCAAGCTAATGCTGAGTGCAACAGAAAAAGAGTGAGCTGGGATACAGAGCGTCGCTGTTTTATTGATTCAGGAGGAGCTACATG TTTGTCCAATAGAATTGTTGAATGCAGGTTGTGGCCAGTGGAAGTTATGAGATATACGCAGTCTTCCAAAGCAAGAGGAGGAAAAGTAGGCAAAGAAAAAACG CAACTGGAGGATGACGTTCAGATTTCTTTTCATGGAGTTGTCTATGTCGACTTTGCACCTTTGCTGTACCCTGGAGTCAAGCGTATCCGAGGAGCGTACAGAATCCACCCATTCTCTGAATCTGACCTACTAAAGAAA ACCAACAGGCAGGCAAGTGTGGTGAGCGAGAGCATGAAAGCACAGCTATCAGAAGCTCGTCTTCGTCCAACTTCGTTAACCCCCTGCAGGGCAGCATCCAGCAAAGTGTTGGGAAACAGTAGAGATagtaaagaagaaataaaaaag GCAATACCTGGAAAAGCAGAGAGTGTGACCGACGTTGAACTGCAAGTGAATACAGATGCTCAG ATGTATGCAGATGCGAGATCATACATCATTATTGAAATTGCTTTGGAGAAACCGTTGGTTCCAAAAAGACAGCCAGAGGAGCTAGCAAGAAA AGTGAGGGAACTGGTTCCTCCAAGGCCTCCACGACACTGGCATGcagctggagcagagaga GCTGTGCAGGAATACCAGGCACAGATAATGAATGTAGCAGTGCAGGTGTTGCAGCAGTATGAGCAGATGTTTGGAGCTGCATTCGTTCCTTGTGCCAAGCCTCTCGATCCTGCTACCCAAGAGCAGCGAAAAACTCAGTTGTTCGGAGAGCTGAACTGCTCTGGGAAATACTTCGCCTTTAAGGAGCAAATGAAA TATTCAGTAGTACGAATTGTGCGTGAGAAGATGCTGAGAACGGAGGCTTTCACCAACCCAGAGCAGCTGCAGGCTTTTTTGAGTCAACTTTATAGCTTCCTGGTGGACGAGATGCATGTTGCACTTAATAAG ACCTTATCAGCTGAAGAACAAGAGCTCCAGGCTCAGCCCCTGCTGGACTGCAATCAGCTTAGGCACTTTGCCAAAGAGGCCCTGCTACATGAGGATTATCAGCTAGCTGCCCACTATTACCAAGAG CAACTGGCTCAAGACCGGAGCAATCCATCCCACTGGTTTGATTATGGTGTGCATTACATGTGCACCGCTGAATATGTGAAGGCAAAGGAGTGTTTCCATCTGGCTGTGTCTGTTGACCAAGAGCACATACCCAG CTTACTTCTGTGTGGAATTCTGTCAGAAATGAACAATTGTTGTGAGGAGGCAGAGACCTTTTTCGAAAGAGCCACATATATCAATTCAAGCTCTGTGGTCACCTGGACCACATTTG GCTTGTTTTACTTGGCCCAGGAGAAATTCATCCAAGCAGAAATGGCTTTCATGGAAGCAACTAAGCAGCAGAGAGCAGCCCTGGAGTGTAGAAGCCCAGAGCAGACAACAAAGACAGTGTGTGACAGGAACACTCATTCAGAAGATAATGAGCGGTTGGATGAACCAG CTGGGAAAGAACACACTGAAGGTGAGACAGAAGGACAGGACAAACCTCAGAGCAGCCAGAAAGTCAGAGCAGAAGAGGATAACAAAACAAGAGACCATCAGTCTTCCCCTAGAGTTAGCACCACCATCTACATGGAGACGGCGAAGTTTCTACTAGACAGTTATGCCTTACAG ATGGCTCAGAGGGCTTTGGCTCAGGAGTTGTTATGTCCAGATGGAGGGCCAAGCAGCTCATATTATTTGGCGCTGACCCAAATACAGCTGCTGAGAGGAGAGTACAGCAGCGCCGAGGCGAGTCTGCAGCAGGCCCTCAGTCATAACTTTCAA gACCCTGACGCGTGGGCTCTCTATGGTCACATGTACTATATGATAAAGGATTACAATCAAGCTCAAGAGTCTTATGAGAGAACGCTTGATTTTGTAACAGATGCTTCAGACACGCATACTGCTTACCTGCGTCTGGGCTCCATCTACTTACAAAAAGAACAG TATGAGAAAGCAAAGCCTACATACCTGCTTGCCTGTAAGAGTTCTCCCTCCTGTCTCACCTGGCTCGGGCTGGGGATTGCCTGCTACAGG TTGGGGGAGTTGAGTGAGGCTGAGGATGCCCTTACTGAAGCTAATGCCCTCAATAACAGGAACCCTGATGTCTGGGGCTACCTGTCACTGATTTGTTTACAG ACTGGAAGGAAACTTGAAGCAGAGCAGTCATACAAGTATGCTGTAAAG TTCAAGGCGTCTGAGGCACTGCTGCAGGAGATTACAGATTTGCAGTCAGTTGTGGGGTTTGGAAATCCAGGTTTTTCATAA